tttacaatttaccattaattaatataataaaaaagtaaacagttttgttttataaaaccttggAGAGAGTAGCTTTCAAGAATTGAAATGTGGAAGAGGgattgagtttgtatttatggTTTTGTTGTTCTTGATGGTTTTGGTTTTCAGGCGTCCTTATGCAAAGTTCACTCAAGAGACTAGAGAAGAAGCAGCAGCGGCAGCAGCAGCCAAGAGTAAGAAGAAGGATGAGGAGGAAGATAACTGGGAGATGCCTGATGGAGATGTGCCTTCTTGAACACGATTTTAGTACATAGATCTCTCCCTCCTTTTCGGTTTACTTTTGATTACTTCGGTACATTGTAAGTTCAAATGCGTGTAACCTTGCCTCTGGTAATGAGTTAAACATCTTTTTATTAtgactttaaaattttcattccATTTGGTTCGGGGTTTTCTGCAATGGAGATGAATCAGGGATGCAGATTGTTTTATCTTAGCTTTAGGAGATGCATTTCTGGTATAGGTTACTTGCATTTCTACATGCTTTTGGGCTTTAATAAGGTGCTGATACATATAGCTAGTGGCTGGCTTTATATATAGGGCAATGCATGAAACTGGTTGCTTAAAGAGATCAAAGTTAgggagaaaaagaaacaaaacaagctTTGGATTTGAGTCGAAGCTAAGATCTTTGGTAGTTTTCGGATCTTTAAATCAGGATTGTGTTAtgctttttgttattttatgtttatgttcAAGTAGCGCATTTGCATCAGAATTGCTAAATAAGCTGCCTCAACATGCAACAAAGAGTTACAAACCACCCGGTTTGGAAACAGAGCTAGAAAGCAGGTTTCAATTAGTCTGGTGATAAGTATTCCAAGAATGAATCACCACTTGTAAATTTCATCAccagagtttttttttactcGGAGATGTCTTTTCTCATTCTTTCATATATTCTCTACAACTCATTTCATAGCAACAACCGCAGTTTCAGAgctcgtcttcttcctcctctgcaTGAAGAGAAACCACTCAACCAGTAAGACAAAATGAGGCTACCAGTCAAGACTTAGTCTTCAATGAGTTTACACCTGAGAGATAAAGAGATGCCAGAGCTGATGACCCTCCAGACCTTTCCACTCGCTCTCTAATTGCaatctctgaaaatctcaccAAGCTTCTTCCTCTCCAGCGCTGGAATTTTcaatctctctttttcttctctaaATTGGTCGACCAAAAAGATTTATATGGGCCAAGCCCAAGATAACGGCCCATTAAAGAAAACCACTTAATACATTAGTCACGTGTTGACTCGAGTCCTGTCGGCGACACTCTTCACTCTCGAGTAACGACGATATCAGCTCCGAGAAACGGGACTGTAGTAGAAAGTCCACCGACTCTCTCTCCCGCTGAAACCACGGTacgctccatcttctctttacCATCATCAAACTTCTCACAGCAATGAATCTTAATCTTATTATTATGTGCTCATGCGCATCGTAATTTCTCATATTGACTTTCACTAGATCTGAATAATTTACATCGGGAGTACTCTAGAATTTGAATCTTGTTAATATCTCTGTGCAGATGCAACGATGAAGACTCTGTGTTGAGACTTTTAGCTTGATCTCACCGTCAAAAACCTTGCTAAGATGGGATCTGTCTCCCTCAAGATCGGCGACGGAACCGCCAGATTCCGACGAACATCCGTCTGCTCCTCCGCCGTAAACCTCCTCATGCTCTTCTCCGTCGTCACCACCAACCTCTTCGCCCTATACGCCTTCTCCTCCCACTCCCAATCCTCCTCCCACCCGCTCCACCACTCCAACAACATCTCCCTCGTCTCCCAGCACCTCTCCCTCATCCTCCGAGAGATCGACACCTCCCAGCGAAAGCTCGCTCAGATGGAGAAACAGATCCTCGGCTACGAATCCATCGACCTCTCCCGTCCCAACATCGTTCCTGAGCTCAAACTGTTCCTCCTACGCCACCAGCTCCCTCTCGGTAAAGACTCCAGGACCGGGATCACGGAGATGGTCTCCTCCGTGGGCCACTCCTGCGAAAGATCTCCGGATTTGCTGTCGCAGTACATGTCGTACAAAGTGTTCGACAGGTGTCCCGATGACTGGAGCCTCGGCCAGAAGCTGATCCTCCGCGGATGCGAGCCCCTGCCGAGGAGACGATGCTTGGCGAAAACCGTCGCCAAGCAAGATCTCAAACCGTTTCCTGATTCTCTATGGAGGCCTGTTGGTAACAAGAGCGTTAACTGGAGCGGGCTCGGATGCAAAGGCTTTGATTGTTTGAAAGGCAAGAAGCTCGGTTCGGATTGCGTCGGCTGCTTCGATCTAGGTAGCGAGAAAGATCGGTTCGTGAAGGTTAAGGGGAAGAACGACTTCTTGGTCGAAGATGTGTTGGGTTTAGCCAATGGGAAGATCCGGATCGGGTTTGATGTTAGTGGTGGGTCAGGGACTTTCGCGGCGAGGATGGCTGAGAGGAACGTGACTGTGATCACCAACGCGTTGAATAACGGCGGTCCGTTTAGCGAGTTCATAGCTGCGAGAGGGGTTTTCCCGTTATTCTTGAGTTTGGACCATAGGTTCCCTTTCCACGACAATGTGTTCGATCTTGTTCACGGTTCTAGCGGGTTGGATGTTGAAGGGAAACCCGAGAAGATGGAGTTCTTGATGTTTGATCTTGATCGGGTTTTGAAACCCGGTGGGTTGTTCTGGTTGGATAACTTCTACTGCGCTAGTgacgtgaagaagaaggagctgacGCGTTTGATTGAGAGGTTTGGGTATAAGAAGCTGAAATGGGTTATTGGAGAGAAGGCTGATGGGCAAGTGAATCTCTCTGCTGTTCTGCAAAAGCCGGTGAGGGTTTGATCGTAATTGGTAAGAGTGTTACGTTGATCATAGAGAATTATACAGAATTGGATTTCATGAGGTGATCATTTATATCAAGAAGAATAAGCACATCAAAGTCATGTCGATTATTTATTTACCAGGCTATTGGAGAAAATCATTTGTATAAGCTTTTCAGtactgtttttattttattttgtaattttgacCATTACAATTACTTCTTTTTGCGATTACATCTAATATATGATAGCTTATATAGattaagaaattattatatatgttgCAGAAACGGGACATAAAAGTAtcagtgaaaaaaaaagagtaaagaacCCAAAAGGGAAGAACACAGAACGCAAACCAGGAAACCAAGTacaaaaatattctttattGAAACAAACCGGA
This genomic stretch from Brassica napus cultivar Da-Ae chromosome C9, Da-Ae, whole genome shotgun sequence harbors:
- the LOC106415881 gene encoding probable methyltransferase At1g29790: MGSVSLKIGDGTARFRRTSVCSSAVNLLMLFSVVTTNLFALYAFSSHSQSSSHPLHHSNNISLVSQHLSLILREIDTSQRKLAQMEKQILGYESIDLSRPNIVPELKLFLLRHQLPLGKDSRTGITEMVSSVGHSCERSPDLLSQYMSYKVFDRCPDDWSLGQKLILRGCEPLPRRRCLAKTVAKQDLKPFPDSLWRPVGNKSVNWSGLGCKGFDCLKGKKLGSDCVGCFDLGSEKDRFVKVKGKNDFLVEDVLGLANGKIRIGFDVSGGSGTFAARMAERNVTVITNALNNGGPFSEFIAARGVFPLFLSLDHRFPFHDNVFDLVHGSSGLDVEGKPEKMEFLMFDLDRVLKPGGLFWLDNFYCASDVKKKELTRLIERFGYKKLKWVIGEKADGQVNLSAVLQKPVRV